From Candidatus Binataceae bacterium, a single genomic window includes:
- a CDS encoding glycosyltransferase — protein MKISVIIATHMRTEPLARLIHSLAPQISSGERELLVAENGSGEKSALPDAGIAITHLHDSRPGKCRIQNRAIAAARGEILVFLDDDLIVSNGYLDAVEAFFAAHPGYAAMAGRVLPAEDPRAKAGAMAVYLDLPIYDYGDDVCDVRGALGANMAFRATALKQVGPFDERLGPGACGHEEETEMSARLRHAGFRIGYAPQAVVYHEVDTARADRARFIRIARERGRCRMLHEKHSALDVLTKCAVAWMRLLVIRAFGAGVERVAREERRLAVARGMFDGLGS, from the coding sequence GTGAAGATTTCGGTTATCATTGCGACGCATATGCGAACGGAGCCGCTCGCGCGGCTCATTCATAGTCTCGCACCGCAAATATCGAGCGGCGAGCGCGAGTTGCTCGTTGCCGAGAATGGCTCCGGTGAGAAGAGCGCGTTGCCCGACGCCGGCATCGCGATCACGCATCTTCACGATTCGCGGCCTGGCAAGTGCCGGATTCAGAATCGCGCGATTGCTGCGGCGCGCGGCGAGATTCTCGTTTTCCTCGACGACGATCTGATCGTCAGCAACGGCTACCTCGATGCGGTCGAGGCCTTTTTCGCGGCGCATCCTGGATACGCGGCGATGGCGGGGCGAGTCTTGCCGGCCGAGGATCCCAGGGCCAAGGCCGGTGCGATGGCCGTGTATCTCGATCTGCCGATCTACGATTACGGCGACGATGTGTGCGATGTGCGCGGCGCGCTAGGCGCGAACATGGCCTTTCGCGCGACGGCGCTTAAGCAGGTCGGTCCCTTCGACGAGCGCCTCGGGCCCGGGGCCTGCGGCCATGAAGAGGAAACCGAGATGTCGGCACGCCTTAGGCACGCCGGATTTCGAATCGGCTACGCGCCCCAGGCTGTCGTCTATCACGAAGTCGATACCGCGCGCGCCGATCGCGCGCGCTTCATCCGTATCGCGCGCGAGCGCGGGCGATGCCGGATGCTGCACGAAAAGCATTCCGCGTTGGACGTGCTGACCAAGTGTGCGGTCGCCTGGATGCGTCTCCTGGTCATTCGCGCTTTCGGAGCCGGCGTCGAGCGCGTTGCGCGGGAGGAGCGGCGCCTCGCCGTGGCGCGCGGGATGTTCGACGGCCTCGGCAGCTAG